The DNA window GAGCACGACTGGGACGACTTTAAGGGCGAGGACGTGGAGGGGAAGGTCCTTCTATTCCTCAACAATGACCCGCGTGTAGAAGAGAACGGAGAAGAGCTCTTCGGAGGCGATGCGCGCACCTACTACGGTCGCTGGACCTACAAGTTCGAACAGGCGGACAAACTCGGCGCGGCGGGCGCCATCGTGGTCCACACCCTGGAGTCCGCCAGCTATCAGTTCAGCGTGATCGGCAACACCGGATCACGCAGGATCTGGCAACGCACCTACAACCTCGATCTTCTGGGCTGGTTGGATGAAGACATGAGCTCGCGCGTGGCTGCGTCGATGGACACGACGCTGCCGGGCCTTTTCGAGATGGCCAACCGGCGCGACTTCCACCCGGTCGACACCGACTACCGGCTCACCGCGCATGTCGAGACGGCGATCGAGCGGGTCGAGGACGCCAACGTAGTCGGCGTCGTGCGGGGGAATGACCCGGATCTCGCCGACCAATACCTCGTGTACACGGCCCACTACGACCATCTGGGCATGAATTCCGATGCCGAGGGCGACGACAAGATCTTCAACGGAGCACTGGACAACGCGCTGGGTGTCTCGGCCATGCTCGCCGCGGCCGACGCAACAGCGGCGGCGCCCCTGCGGCGCTCATCCATCTTCGTCGCCACCACGGCGGAGGAGGGCGGACTTCTCGGCAGCAGCGCCTTCGTGAAGAGCCCTCCTGTGCCGCTCAACCAGATGGTCGCCAACTTCAACATCGACTCCCCTCAGTGCTTCGGCCTCACCCACGACGTCGGCGCGATCGGCCTCGAGATGAGTAGCCTGGGCGCGGCTTTTGGCGAGATAGCGGCGGAGCA is part of the bacterium genome and encodes:
- a CDS encoding M28 family peptidase, which produces MQKRTLSALLLCAIACAPGTDSSDSAAGVERPADRITAGGILADVEALSADSMEGRAAGTPGAKRAADYIASRFEQLGLEPMGDSYLLPVELVGLKKDVEKSSFTITGPDGALPLENDVNFTFWSTAERPAVELADVPIVFVGYGVQAPEHDWDDFKGEDVEGKVLLFLNNDPRVEENGEELFGGDARTYYGRWTYKFEQADKLGAAGAIVVHTLESASYQFSVIGNTGSRRIWQRTYNLDLLGWLDEDMSSRVAASMDTTLPGLFEMANRRDFHPVDTDYRLTAHVETAIERVEDANVVGVVRGNDPDLADQYLVYTAHYDHLGMNSDAEGDDKIFNGALDNALGVSAMLAAADATAAAPLRRSSIFVATTAEEGGLLGSSAFVKSPPVPLNQMVANFNIDSPQCFGLTHDVGAIGLEMSSLGAAFGEIAAEHGAQAVGDPNPNAGSFYRSDQVNFAKAGIPALYLQRGKDFVTPPGFDPDELRLANYHQVTDEILPEWDLEGITRDMRILFETATRAANADDQPRWIEGHEFEEEWKALYGR